GAAGTGAAGCTGTCGACACACAAACGCGCTCCTCTTCACATTCTGCGTGTGTTCCTGCGCGAAACACTAGCTCACACTTACAACTCTTTTGGCGCCATGTTAATGACGTACCAAAAAATTTCCGTTAGCAGCGGGCGCAGGAGCCGCGCGTTGCGAGCGAGCGTCACACGCGGCGAGCGGGGGAAACAGGCGAAAAAAGCGCGTTGCGTTTACCTGTCAAGTTTGAAAATGTCCATCAAGAGGCGAGCGAGAAGAAGAAAGTCTCCTCAAGCGAGCGCGCGGGGCGGTTCGCGAAAATAATCGACCATTTTACAGTGAGTCCGATGGGGGGAGCCATGAACAAACAGCCGAGAGGAGGAAACACAACAAACATCCTCACTGTCAGCGCTGTTCcggatctctctcacacacgcacacacacacacacagctacatCCACACACCATCAGCGTCCCAATACAGATACGGCCATTTATAGACCCATACTGTAGTAAAGTGTGTATATTATAGTAATTACAGctctgttaatgaatgctccagcatactgtaggattaactatagtgaactgatagaCTACTGTACTGTATAGTTTTACTACACCCTACTTACACTATAACTGCTGAAAAAACTACTGCATtaggtcatttgtttatattactatagttattaTAGCAAATAGATAAGAACCATCACATCAGATTCATTCAAGCACTTCAGtgtgttttaaaactatatatttttactataaaaCACTTCTATTTGTACATTTGggatgtttaaatattatttacaactctttgttaaatGAAAGTTCCAGCATACTGTAGAGTTAACTATAGTTTACTGATTACTACAGTTAGTATATagttgggttgttgctagatgagATACGGTTGCAGATGGAAGTTCAcaagaattaaataattatattattaattaaattacccaGTTAGTGTAACTTTTAATTACTACCCCAAtcctcacggtaatgtaaaaatattaattaatatacagtGTCACAGAGAAGAttatattgatgtgcgtatccgcagctgtatcccttctagactttacacTATAGGTAAACTACAGTATGTTTACATTACTATAGCTGTGTTACTATAACTGAtaaatcactacaacagatcaattcaagtactttactgtaaTGTGGTATGTTTTATATTTGGGATGTTTTAGACTTCTGCTTTTACAGCTttaatatgttttcctgggtttGTGGACATATTTAGCGCACTAGGTATATGTGAATacaatactatagtcatttacagtaaacactggtgtttttgaactatactgTAGTAAAGTgtgtatgttatattatttacaactctttgctaatgaatgctccagcatactgtagtattgactagtaaactgtggtgtattgtagtataatataccctatagttgctGAAAAACTACAGGATTGGGTCATTTGTTCATATTATCATAGATGTGTTATTACCAAACTTACCATGACTGATTAAAGCAACTTCTTTACTGTAGTATGGTTCAAATACACTAGCTTTTTTAGACCATTTTTCCAGCTTAATTTTTCTGGGTTTGTGGCCAATGAATATACACAAGTGGACTTTTACACATTTTGTACTTTAATTTCTAGTTTTAGGgtatataaacattaaaatcactataataatttatagtcAATACTTTACTGTTCTTAAACTATATAGTAaagttttgtatatataaataaatatatatatatatatatatatatatatatatatatagagagagagagagagagagagagagagagagagagagagagagagagagagagagagagagagagaaagagagcatttatacacatttatttgtgATTAATCAATAGAATCCCAGGAAAGAAAACAAGAGTCGTCAGTCTATATGGTTTTTGCAGGGTAGATGTCTTCATTGATGAACTGATGGTCGTTCTTCTTGCCAGCTCTTATTTGAAGTGAGCCCTGTTGCTTGCCTTGACATATCTTGAGTTTAATATTGAATGTTTTtctacattgcaaaaaaaaaatattttttgtcttgtttctagttcgaATATCTAAGAAATCAACAGTATGTCCAACAGAAATCAATATTGCAGAGCAAACATATCTAAATGAAGGTCTGAGCCTATAACATCCTCAATGTTttaaccacaaacacacactcacacccccAACAGATCCTATGAGTACTACAGTCAATAGTGTCActgatatttttatataaatgtcgATATTTGTATACCATCATCAGCCACCAGATGTCAGCCCATTTTTAGGTTCATAACCGACTGCAGTGATACTTTTGCTGAAGTAAAACCAAGAGTAATCCATAAGCCTATTTTATATAAACATCAGACTGAAACATTAGCATTTTAGGTCTAACTGATCTAAAACTTGACCACTTGACAAACACAAAAAAGGACCTGATTCAACAGTTAAGTCCaacttaaaatgaactgaaaacaaacttcTTATTTGTCCAACAAATCTAACACAGATAAAAATGCACCTGAATAATGAGCTTGTACAACACGTTCAatatgtctcacacacacacacacacacacacacacacatacacagttctTTCAAAACACCTTTGAAAACTATTGCCATTGACTTTTTTGTTACATTCTGAGATTTGTGTGCATGTCCTTTTATTATTTCTCAAATGCTGCACGtttctttgtaaaataaaaaatgtggtcaaattaaaaaaataaattgagattttaaaacaaaattgcaaatcaaaaatcatttaatttcttaatttaaaatcatttaaaaggtCACTTTaccaaacaaataaagaaataaatgtactcactatttactctccctcaactggctccaaacctttatgagtttcttctgttgaacacaaaagaagaaaacctgtaaccattgacttacataggaAATAGAAATACTgtggagtcaatggttacaggtttccaacattcttcaaaatatcttttgtgttcaacagaagaaactcaaacaagtttaaaacaagtaaagggagtTTGTTATTGTGTCTGAATCTGACACAGTAAACAGCATTTCTTTATATTCTGTTCAAACTAAACAGTTTAAGTGTGGTGCTGTGCCTTTAATAGGGGGAAAGTCTAggagggatacagctgcggacacTGACGTTAGCGACACTGTACAAcagtaatgaatatttttaacattactgtgagggttagggtAGATGTTAATGAAATACAGATACTTAATGATTATTTAATACagttatttagtaatttaataactaatataaacAATCCTCGTTAAAattatggaggacgaaacctgcaaaaacaataaataaacacgcaaatataaataaagtagtaaataaatacataaattcctgcataaataaaataatacgttaataaataaacaccaatatttatttatatatttattgatgcagggatttgtggatttttatatacaataatttatttatttgcatatttatttattattgtatttatgcaggaatttatgatttatttactcgtttatatatatatatatatttgcatatttatttattttatttttttatttatgcaggaatttgtggatttatttattcattaatttatatatttgcgtttttttaattattgttttgcatgaatttatttactaatttatttatttatttgcgtatttatttaattatttattattttatttatgcaggaatttatggatttatttactcatttatttattcattcattattgtatttatgcaggaatttatggatttatttactcatttttatatatatttgcgttttttattattgttttgcaggaatttatgaatttatttactcatttatttatctctttgcgtgtttatttaattatttctttattgtttttgcaggtttcgtcctccatataAAACTACTGTTAGCACATTACTGCGAGGGTTGGATTAGAAAagacgttattaaaatacaatgtattgggtaattcaataaataatatgaataatactcggtGTAATTGCTCGGGTTGGGGGGGGGGTAGACGTTCATAAAATGTTGACTTCcgaccgcagctgtatccctttcaGCAACAACGCTTTTGAGAGCGCGCTGTCGAGACCgagtccggaaaaagaaaagcggGGAGTGACGTCATCGCACGAAACAATGGCGTCCGTGGATGTGGAGGAGTTTATCGGTCAGAACCGGCAGCTGGCGGACCGGGTGGAGGCTTTCCGCGGGTTCTCGGAGAGCGACAAACACTGGAAGGGCAGGCGGGAGTTCATCTTCAGGAACATGGCGGACTTCCCGGAGCCGCAAGTGGATCATCTGCTCGCGCTCTCCATGGTCTGGCAGAACCACGTGTTCATGGGCTGCAGGTATGAacatcacaacaacaacaacacaagacCACTGGTAGAGCTAAAACAACCAGCAGCTTTAACACAGCATAGAGAACAACATCAAAGAGCAGAAAACCCAGATCAAAACCCCCAGGAGCTTTAATACAGTGTATTATACCAGGGCTGCACGCTCTTTCAGCAGGGATATCAcagtgtgatcattcacaatagtcacatcacaggatataaGCAATGTTGACTTATTATAATTCatcgtttgcatgtgtttttgatgcttgTGATtgtgtaatgtttttaaaagcattcagatttgagaaattgtaccatttgtgtcCTTAACTATGAttcattttacttattattttaatccAGTTTCTGTGCTTGAATACTCTGGAAACtattaaacactttatttcagttgtttctttgttcttgattgtatttatagattgttatgcatgaaaatacacaCATCACATGCTAatacagaaacgcactgcaaacaGCACAGCCACAACGAAAGCGTGGACTAAGGCTGtgcgattatttatttatttattttttaattgatattattattttaacagatattttgatttgcgatttaattttgcagTCAAGATtgagctcaatattctgtatcgtatattgtgttttcaaggttagaaaagtgcttgaacctgcttgaGTTTGAGATTGCAGTGCTTTCATAATAATTCGTTATCTTATGGAGTAGTTTTTCTTTTAGCTTAATGCATTTTGCACGTAACAAACCATTTGACAGGTGGGACATTTACCATACAGTTAAAACAGAACCTTAGTCCTAACCTGAAGTAACATTGACAATAATAAGAAGTAACATTGATGAAAGCTTTTAAACTGGGGTTTCTGTATTTGCTGACTGATTTTTAAAACAGCTGACTTCATTAATTTGCAGCAGGTATATTCTCTCACTCATAAGGGTTTAATTTGTGACATGACTTTTGAATAGCGGTGGACATGAAAGTTTGGTGCTACACCTGAACACAATCTGACTGTAAGCTCATTTTTTGAGAAATCAACTTTAGGTAAAAAGAGACCTTAAAAAGAGAATTAATCcaataactgaactttttttagcgtttttgggtgaactattatcaataaatctatgctccaaataattcaacaatttaagttgaaaggtcatcttgtgttttttaaaatagcacagtggatttaaatgtgaaaaagtacatacagcaAATAGAAATGTCATTTATCGTGGTTGTTAGGTGCTGAAAAAACACCTTGAAAGTGCatgaaaagtgctggaatttgaagttggaagAGTTTAAGAACCCTGTTATCTATACTAGCCTTTTAAAATTCTGCTTTAGGGTTTTATTGGACAtagaaaaccaactttacctaaaATGTAATAAGTTAAATTAAGAATAGAGCATTATAACACCACTATTCATGACTTTAGCGAGAATAAACAATGCTCTGATCACTTGATGTAGCAGAAAGCAGTGAAAAGCACTGGTGTCAGAAGTGTTCATCACTCAGATGGAAGCACAGATATCAGGGGTTAAAGAGGTTTTTCTAGAAGGACCAACTCAAGATTTTTACTCATCGTTAAATGCCATTATATTGTTAATTAATGCACGTTAATGTTAGATTAAAGTGTTAATGTGGAAAAATCAGGGATGCAGTAGGCTTGCCCACGAACGTGTTTTAGTACAACGCAAATGAACCACATGCTGAGCATTAGGTGCTTCGTGGAGCAGAAGAGCCGTTTATCCAGAGTTATACAGCTTTAATCATTAGATGACAGCCTTTTCATCTGTTTTTGTACGTATATTAGCTGTATCTGGTGCTCTGAATGTCAAGCTGGCGTGTAGTGACGCGGTGTTTGTGCAGATACAGCTCAGAGCTGCTGCAGAAGGTGATGGAGATGGCGGAGGGCATCCAGGTGGAGGACGCTCCAGTCTTCAAGACCAGAGACGAGATCGTCAGACAGCAGAAGGTCAGAATCTACACCTGAACATCACCACCACTTACATCAgtgctagggctgtgcgatttggggaaaacaTCTCATTTTGTAGTCAAACTTCAGCTCTATATTCTGTATCTTAGCTTGTGACTGTTCAAAACAGAACTGAGAAGatattaactttaattttactaggatataaaataaactga
The sequence above is drawn from the Danio aesculapii chromosome 21, fDanAes4.1, whole genome shotgun sequence genome and encodes:
- the cdkn2aipnl gene encoding CDKN2AIP N-terminal-like protein isoform X2 → MASVDVEEFIGQNRQLADRVEAFRGFSESDKHWKGRREFIFRNMADFPEPQVDHLLALSMVWQNHVFMGCRYSSELLQKVMEMAEGIQVEDAPVFKTRDEIVRQQKR
- the cdkn2aipnl gene encoding CDKN2AIP N-terminal-like protein isoform X1 translates to MASVDVEEFIGQNRQLADRVEAFRGFSESDKHWKGRREFIFRNMADFPEPQVDHLLALSMVWQNHVFMGCRYSSELLQKVMEMAEGIQVEDAPVFKTRDEIVRQQKQR